One window from the genome of Alkalihalobacillus sp. LMS6 encodes:
- a CDS encoding carbon starvation protein A, producing the protein MYTFLLGIILLIIGYFTYGKIIERIFGVKAARPTPAYANRDDIDYLPMSTPKNSLIQLLNIAGTGPVFGPIMGALYGPVAFIWIVVGCIFAGAVHDYLTGMISIRNKGAHLPQLASKFLGKSMRHIVNAFAILLLLLVGTVFVSTPASLLHVLMDGRIALGIIIGVIFLYYILATLLPVDKIIGRLYPYFGAILIVSSLGVGIGMLVTGAPIPELSLTNFHPDNLPIFPLIFFTITCGALSGFHATQTPIISRTTQHETQGRKIFYGMMIAEGIIAMIWAAAAMSLVNGYGGLNEMLAAGGPGAVVTEVSTLLLGAIGGTIAVLGVVVLPITSGDTAFRSARMIIAEYFNIAQKKLLSRLWIALPLFAISVVLTQIDFNILWRYFSWANQATAVIALFVGAMYLYIARKNYWVSLIPGTFMLVMVITYILNAQIGLNLPMPISWVGGVIGAIVLVVLFFIQAKKNRANNLPLEVEVDYKHSA; encoded by the coding sequence GTGTATACATTTTTACTCGGTATCATTCTTCTTATTATTGGTTACTTCACTTACGGGAAAATTATTGAACGGATTTTCGGCGTCAAAGCAGCAAGACCGACTCCTGCTTATGCCAATCGTGACGACATCGATTATCTGCCAATGAGCACACCAAAGAACTCTTTAATACAGCTTTTGAATATTGCTGGCACCGGACCTGTATTCGGACCCATTATGGGTGCACTCTATGGCCCTGTTGCCTTTATCTGGATCGTGGTTGGTTGTATTTTCGCTGGTGCGGTTCATGATTATTTAACCGGCATGATTTCCATTCGAAATAAAGGAGCGCATCTTCCCCAACTAGCTAGCAAGTTTTTGGGCAAATCCATGCGTCATATTGTAAACGCATTTGCGATTCTATTACTTCTATTAGTAGGTACGGTTTTTGTTTCCACACCCGCTAGTTTGCTTCATGTTTTAATGGACGGCCGTATTGCACTTGGTATTATTATTGGAGTGATATTCTTATATTATATTCTAGCAACCCTACTACCGGTAGATAAAATCATTGGTCGCCTCTATCCATACTTTGGTGCCATTCTTATTGTTAGCTCTTTAGGTGTTGGAATCGGCATGCTCGTTACTGGCGCACCTATTCCAGAACTATCTTTAACAAATTTTCATCCTGACAATTTACCTATTTTCCCATTAATTTTCTTTACCATTACATGCGGGGCGTTATCAGGTTTCCATGCGACACAAACGCCTATTATCTCGCGTACAACGCAACACGAAACCCAAGGCCGAAAGATTTTCTATGGCATGATGATCGCGGAAGGAATTATTGCGATGATTTGGGCAGCAGCCGCGATGAGCCTTGTTAACGGTTACGGAGGCTTAAACGAAATGCTTGCTGCAGGTGGACCAGGAGCTGTCGTAACAGAAGTCTCAACTTTATTACTTGGTGCAATCGGCGGAACCATTGCTGTGCTAGGCGTTGTTGTGCTACCAATAACATCTGGAGACACTGCATTTAGAAGTGCACGAATGATCATTGCCGAGTATTTTAATATTGCGCAGAAGAAATTACTAAGCCGATTATGGATTGCCCTTCCATTGTTTGCGATTTCCGTGGTTTTGACGCAGATTGATTTCAACATTCTCTGGCGTTACTTTAGCTGGGCAAACCAAGCGACCGCTGTAATTGCTTTGTTCGTCGGTGCGATGTACCTTTACATTGCGCGCAAAAATTACTGGGTCTCGCTTATTCCAGGAACCTTTATGCTTGTTATGGTCATCACCTACATTTTAAATGCTCAAATTGGCCTTAACCTACCAATGCCAATTTCATGGGTCGGGGGCGTAATTGGTGCGATTGTGTTAGTCGTTTTATTCTTTATTCAAGCGAAAAAGAACCGTGCGAACAATCTACCACTTGAAGTCGAAGTAGATTATAAGCATTCCGCTTAA
- a CDS encoding VOC family protein has product MTVGLLHHIELYVSDLKKSTEFWGWLLESLGYEKYQEWDEGKSWKLGDTYMVFVQTEEKYLDPPYHRKRVGLNHLAFHAKSTAHIDEMTEAFKHKQVPILYEATHPFAGGEGYYAVYVEDPDRIKVELVAPESSVCNHDK; this is encoded by the coding sequence ATGACAGTAGGATTATTGCATCACATTGAACTGTACGTATCAGATTTAAAGAAAAGTACCGAGTTTTGGGGATGGTTATTAGAATCGCTAGGCTATGAGAAGTATCAAGAATGGGACGAGGGGAAGAGCTGGAAGCTTGGTGATACCTATATGGTCTTTGTACAAACGGAAGAAAAGTATCTGGACCCTCCTTATCATCGAAAACGTGTTGGTTTAAATCACCTTGCGTTTCATGCGAAATCAACCGCTCATATTGATGAAATGACCGAGGCATTTAAGCATAAGCAGGTCCCCATTTTATATGAAGCTACGCATCCTTTTGCTGGAGGAGAGGGGTACTATGCAGTGTATGTGGAAGACCCCGACCGAATAAAAGTGGAGCTTGTGGCTCCAGAGAGTAGTGTGTGCAACCATGATAAGTAA
- a CDS encoding dicarboxylate/amino acid:cation symporter → MKLIVRLLLGIVLGIIIGLVANEDIARFMVTISDVIGSFIFFMVPLIILFFIAAGIANLGKGGGKLLGATISIAYVSTILAGMFAVTVAMIIFPMIGLSGTEATAPEGLDALIDFELEPIFGVLTALVLAFVLGIGIAATESITFKRVVDEGQKIVELVIRKVILPLLPFYIAGVLAEMAYEGAVFETLSVFAIVLILAISMHLIWLIVQYTIAGVVNGENPFRLMKNMIPAYVTALGTMSSAATIPVTVNAVKKNRIKDSIANFVVPLCANIHLSGSTITILTAATAVMYMMPGLEFPGFIGMIPVILTLGIIMIAAPGVPGGAVMAAVGILSSMLGFNEAAIALMIAIYLAQDSFGTATNVTGDGAIALIVNGGKKE, encoded by the coding sequence ATGAAGTTAATTGTACGTTTATTACTCGGTATAGTACTTGGTATAATAATTGGACTTGTTGCAAATGAAGATATTGCACGTTTTATGGTGACAATTAGTGATGTAATTGGTAGCTTTATTTTCTTTATGGTGCCGCTTATTATCCTCTTTTTTATTGCCGCTGGAATTGCAAATCTCGGAAAAGGAGGAGGGAAGTTACTCGGGGCGACTATTAGTATTGCGTATGTATCAACGATTTTAGCAGGGATGTTCGCCGTTACAGTAGCGATGATTATCTTTCCTATGATTGGTCTTTCTGGGACTGAAGCAACCGCACCTGAAGGGTTAGATGCTTTGATTGATTTTGAACTTGAACCAATCTTTGGTGTATTGACCGCGCTAGTCTTAGCCTTCGTCCTAGGAATTGGAATTGCGGCGACAGAATCGATAACGTTTAAACGTGTTGTTGATGAAGGACAGAAAATTGTAGAACTTGTGATTCGTAAGGTTATTCTTCCTTTATTGCCTTTTTATATTGCGGGTGTATTGGCAGAAATGGCCTATGAAGGAGCCGTATTCGAAACGTTAAGTGTCTTTGCTATTGTGCTTATCTTAGCCATTAGCATGCACCTAATCTGGCTGATTGTGCAGTATACAATTGCAGGGGTTGTTAACGGAGAAAATCCGTTTCGCTTAATGAAAAATATGATCCCGGCTTATGTAACCGCGCTTGGAACAATGAGCAGTGCAGCAACGATTCCGGTAACCGTAAATGCGGTCAAGAAAAATCGTATTAAAGATTCAATCGCAAATTTTGTTGTGCCGCTTTGTGCCAATATTCACCTGTCAGGAAGCACCATTACGATTCTAACAGCAGCAACGGCAGTTATGTATATGATGCCAGGACTTGAATTTCCTGGTTTTATCGGAATGATTCCAGTTATATTAACGCTCGGCATCATTATGATTGCTGCACCAGGTGTTCCAGGAGGAGCCGTAATGGCAGCAGTTGGAATTCTTTCGTCCATGCTCGGATTCAATGAAGCTGCGATTGCGCTTATGATTGCGATTTACCTTGCTCAAGACAGCTTCGGAACAGCCACAAATGTTACAGGGGATGGAGCGATTGCTCTCATTGTAAATGGGGGTAAAAAGGAGTAA
- a CDS encoding DASS family sodium-coupled anion symporter: MRTVLETFWSQMWQSHRSIKRYFYLFAQPLKAVSEKRTQEHTAEEEGPPQPEGPPAYTKGKWMGLFLGPALFIAILLFFQPDGLSFEAKAALAVTAWVASWWVTEPVPFPVAALLPIILMPLTGALPTATVTSAYGDDIIFLFMGGFFIAVALEKWNLHRRLALIILSVMGTKTKQLIFGFMLATALLSMWISATATVMMMVPMGMALLSAVKQTKTEPSHQEDFPKFEKALLFAIGYAGTVGGMATIVGNPPNIILIAQLRNFFDLDIGFGVWMLFAVPVVILILGATWVYLCYFAFRLKMKQLPGGQEMMVSERQKLGKTSYEEKWVLVIFLFTAFMWITRGFIWNSFLPNLTDGMIAVIAAVLLFLLPAAKMRGRLLNWDDSKNIPWGVLLLFGGGLAIAAGFKETGLSEWIGSNLTMLEGMHLLVIIAVSTTVVLILTEFTSNTATATILLPVMAAVAIALDLHPFALMISCVFAANASFMLPVATPPNAIIFGTGKLKIGDMIKVGFAMNVFSLIVIVLGTMYVMPVVWDIDLHHFDH, from the coding sequence GTGAGGACAGTGCTTGAAACGTTTTGGAGCCAAATGTGGCAATCTCATCGTTCAATAAAAAGGTATTTCTATTTATTTGCGCAGCCTTTAAAGGCGGTAAGTGAAAAGAGGACGCAAGAACATACCGCGGAAGAAGAAGGACCTCCACAACCTGAAGGTCCACCAGCATATACGAAAGGCAAGTGGATGGGTTTATTTCTCGGACCAGCTTTGTTTATCGCCATTTTGCTTTTTTTTCAACCGGATGGCTTATCGTTTGAAGCAAAAGCGGCACTAGCCGTAACCGCTTGGGTAGCATCGTGGTGGGTAACCGAACCAGTTCCATTTCCGGTGGCGGCTCTTTTGCCCATCATCTTAATGCCGTTAACAGGCGCACTTCCAACTGCAACGGTTACATCAGCATACGGAGACGACATTATTTTTCTCTTTATGGGTGGCTTTTTTATTGCAGTAGCGCTAGAAAAATGGAATTTGCACCGTCGACTCGCTTTAATCATTCTTAGCGTAATGGGAACAAAGACAAAGCAATTAATCTTTGGCTTTATGCTGGCGACTGCACTTTTATCAATGTGGATCTCTGCTACCGCAACCGTCATGATGATGGTGCCGATGGGGATGGCGCTTCTTAGTGCAGTCAAGCAAACCAAAACTGAACCATCTCATCAAGAGGATTTCCCGAAATTTGAAAAAGCATTATTGTTTGCGATTGGGTATGCGGGAACAGTTGGTGGAATGGCGACGATTGTAGGAAACCCACCTAACATTATTTTAATCGCGCAGTTACGAAATTTCTTTGACTTGGATATTGGTTTTGGTGTGTGGATGTTATTTGCTGTACCTGTTGTCATCCTTATTCTTGGTGCAACGTGGGTTTATCTATGTTATTTTGCTTTTCGATTAAAGATGAAGCAATTACCTGGCGGGCAAGAAATGATGGTGTCAGAACGCCAAAAGCTTGGAAAGACGAGTTATGAAGAAAAATGGGTCTTAGTAATCTTTCTTTTCACCGCATTTATGTGGATAACCCGTGGCTTCATTTGGAATTCATTTCTGCCAAATTTAACCGATGGTATGATCGCAGTGATCGCAGCAGTCCTTCTCTTTCTTTTACCAGCTGCCAAAATGCGCGGTCGTTTACTGAACTGGGATGATTCAAAAAATATTCCTTGGGGCGTGCTTTTATTATTCGGTGGTGGTCTGGCAATCGCGGCTGGCTTTAAGGAAACTGGCTTATCTGAATGGATTGGCTCGAATCTAACGATGCTTGAAGGTATGCATTTGCTAGTTATTATTGCAGTTTCCACCACGGTTGTTTTAATTTTAACAGAGTTTACATCCAATACGGCAACGGCTACAATCCTTTTACCTGTTATGGCAGCCGTAGCGATCGCACTTGATTTACATCCATTTGCTTTAATGATTTCATGTGTATTTGCAGCAAATGCCTCATTCATGTTGCCTGTTGCGACACCACCGAATGCCATTATATTTGGAACGGGAAAATTGAAAATTGGCGACATGATTAAAGTCGGTTTTGCAATGAATGTGTTTTCATTAATCGTCATTGTACTAGGGACAATGTACGTTATGCCAGTCGTTTGGGATATTGATTTGCATCACTTTGATCACTAA
- a CDS encoding fumarate hydratase, protein MRKIDYEKIVEVVREACQNANYELEEDMVDALQTAKESEDSPVAGDVLKQLLDNAAIAKAERLPMCQDTGTVVCFVEMGENCTVVGGNVNHAINQGVREGYEEGYLRHSIVAHPLTRKKNNEMNTPAIIHFEHVPGDQLRIQLTAKGGGAENMSQLRMLTPSAGVEGVKAFVLETVKAAGPNACPPIIVGVGIGGNFEKCAVLAKKSLFRSIGERSQDHQTAQLEEALINEINELGIGPQGLGGKTTAIDVNIELEACHIAALPVAVNLNCHAVRHRTLLF, encoded by the coding sequence ATGCGTAAAATTGATTACGAAAAAATAGTTGAAGTCGTTCGAGAGGCTTGTCAAAATGCCAATTACGAATTAGAAGAGGATATGGTCGATGCTTTACAAACAGCAAAAGAGAGTGAAGATTCACCAGTAGCAGGAGATGTACTGAAGCAATTGTTGGATAACGCTGCGATCGCAAAAGCAGAACGTCTTCCAATGTGTCAGGATACGGGGACGGTCGTCTGTTTTGTTGAGATGGGGGAAAATTGTACCGTGGTCGGTGGAAATGTCAATCATGCCATTAATCAAGGTGTTCGGGAAGGATATGAAGAAGGCTATTTGCGTCATTCGATCGTCGCGCACCCGCTAACGAGAAAAAAGAATAACGAAATGAATACCCCTGCCATCATCCATTTTGAACATGTTCCTGGAGATCAGCTGCGCATTCAATTAACCGCAAAAGGAGGCGGAGCTGAAAATATGAGTCAACTACGAATGCTTACGCCATCTGCTGGTGTAGAAGGGGTAAAAGCATTTGTTTTAGAAACGGTTAAAGCAGCCGGTCCAAACGCTTGTCCACCTATCATTGTAGGCGTTGGCATTGGAGGGAATTTTGAAAAATGTGCGGTATTAGCAAAAAAATCATTATTTCGATCGATAGGAGAACGAAGTCAGGATCATCAAACAGCGCAACTTGAAGAAGCACTTATAAATGAAATAAACGAGCTTGGCATTGGTCCACAAGGGTTAGGCGGAAAAACGACCGCCATTGACGTGAACATTGAGTTAGAAGCCTGTCATATTGCTGCGCTTCCTGTTGCCGTCAATCTCAATTGTCACGCAGTCAGACATCGAACACTTTTATTTTAA
- a CDS encoding nuclear transport factor 2 family protein has product MHYEDGLKMYIEATNTHCFKEVRKRLHPNAVFYFSDKSCFSMEAIESYFETAWEQIKDEIYEAKDIQWQFVTEEVAACTYIFSCEGYRDDSFISGKGRATNLFVQHEHEWKLIHEHLSPTTL; this is encoded by the coding sequence ATGCACTATGAAGATGGTTTAAAGATGTATATAGAAGCGACAAATACCCATTGCTTCAAAGAAGTACGGAAACGATTGCATCCAAATGCTGTTTTCTATTTTTCAGACAAAAGTTGTTTTTCAATGGAAGCGATTGAGTCTTATTTCGAAACAGCATGGGAGCAAATTAAAGACGAAATATATGAGGCAAAAGATATTCAGTGGCAATTCGTGACGGAAGAGGTTGCGGCTTGTACGTATATTTTTTCATGTGAAGGTTATCGCGATGATTCGTTTATCTCAGGAAAGGGTCGAGCTACAAATCTGTTTGTTCAACATGAACATGAGTGGAAACTCATTCACGAACATCTTAGCCCAACGACATTGTAG
- a CDS encoding serine/threonine protein kinase, whose protein sequence is MPCLAPAYEWYAHSVAFEQIKSGYQVITAHPDLTICGVGRSAMAFKIKHEPRVIKVFYPPYETVAKNEQQNYTKIKDDHRYPTLYESGSNYLVIDYIEGRTFFQCLQEGISILPEYVDQVDEALSHARKKGLNPSDIHLHNLLVTKAGNVRIIDIARFSQKKTCYQWDDLKAGYYKHYHKPYFPPKVPKWLMNLVANLYHRFH, encoded by the coding sequence ATGCCTTGTCTTGCACCTGCGTATGAGTGGTACGCTCATTCTGTAGCGTTTGAACAGATAAAATCCGGCTATCAAGTGATAACCGCTCATCCAGACTTAACCATTTGTGGCGTTGGTAGAAGTGCAATGGCGTTCAAAATTAAACATGAACCTCGTGTCATTAAAGTGTTTTACCCACCCTATGAAACGGTAGCCAAGAACGAGCAACAGAACTACACAAAAATAAAAGACGATCATCGTTACCCAACACTCTATGAAAGTGGTTCCAATTATTTAGTCATTGATTACATTGAAGGAAGAACATTTTTTCAATGTTTACAAGAAGGCATCTCCATTTTGCCAGAGTATGTTGATCAAGTTGATGAAGCCCTATCCCATGCTAGAAAAAAAGGACTAAATCCTTCCGATATTCACCTTCATAACTTGCTCGTGACGAAGGCAGGAAATGTTCGTATTATTGATATCGCCCGTTTTTCTCAAAAGAAAACATGTTATCAATGGGACGACTTAAAGGCCGGCTACTACAAACACTATCACAAACCTTATTTCCCTCCTAAAGTACCAAAGTGGCTCATGAATCTTGTCGCAAATCTCTATCATCGTTTTCATTGA
- a CDS encoding phosphotransferase, whose translation MISNEEKEKKVEKVMAYSAYLAAGSYQFSTDFRIFFHESKQHHPICRNVEGTTEVWNIADEQKQFAGKILWFSSSGDIRIFSNTEVLTLCANKENYLRKIENNEHFSYDFQLPKQLFKDDINLIIKEEAIPFVPNDQQDDAFILKTLFRDYKNYFCSVIESSQFTKQSMSQLLQTSSNTVHRHDFETIINNIYPSLLDEAFPFVKLHGDLWSENLLVEKNKGKRVLWYIDWDESGEYLFFYDFYRFIWNELDVHQNHSYYDQYMDGAYDDCLKDLFGLFNLVYKPELKQSYFYLFFLNLLLDETGTMTYEVKQFELNDFLRKIGGQEA comes from the coding sequence ATGATAAGTAATGAAGAGAAGGAAAAAAAAGTAGAGAAAGTGATGGCATATAGCGCCTATTTAGCGGCGGGAAGCTATCAGTTTAGCACAGATTTTCGAATCTTTTTTCACGAGTCGAAACAACATCACCCGATATGTCGAAACGTTGAGGGAACAACCGAAGTATGGAACATTGCTGATGAACAGAAACAATTTGCTGGTAAGATCCTTTGGTTTAGTAGCAGTGGGGACATAAGGATTTTCTCAAATACTGAAGTGTTGACTCTTTGTGCAAACAAAGAAAACTATCTTAGAAAAATTGAAAATAATGAGCACTTCTCTTATGATTTTCAGCTGCCAAAGCAACTTTTTAAAGACGATATCAACTTGATCATCAAAGAAGAAGCTATTCCGTTTGTACCAAATGACCAGCAAGATGATGCATTTATACTGAAGACACTCTTTCGAGACTACAAGAACTACTTTTGTTCAGTCATCGAATCTTCTCAATTTACGAAGCAGTCAATGTCTCAGCTATTGCAAACGAGTTCAAATACGGTACACCGCCATGATTTTGAAACAATTATTAACAACATTTATCCTTCGTTATTGGATGAAGCTTTTCCGTTTGTAAAGCTACACGGCGACTTATGGAGCGAGAACCTATTAGTAGAAAAAAACAAGGGTAAACGAGTGCTATGGTATATTGACTGGGATGAATCAGGGGAATACCTCTTCTTTTATGATTTCTACAGGTTTATTTGGAATGAACTGGATGTGCATCAAAACCATTCTTATTATGATCAATATATGGACGGAGCGTATGATGACTGTTTGAAGGATCTATTCGGGCTGTTCAACCTTGTTTATAAGCCTGAGCTTAAACAATCCTACTTCTATTTATTCTTTCTAAATTTACTTCTAGATGAAACCGGAACCATGACGTACGAAGTAAAACAATTTGAGTTAAATGATTTTTTACGAAAAATAGGCGGGCAGGAAGCGTAA
- the treC gene encoding alpha,alpha-phosphotrehalase has translation MAPTNWWNKSTVYQIYPKSFNDTTGSGLGDIQGVIQKLDYLKDLGIDIIWLQPFYKSPQRDNGYDVADYKSVNPDYGTMEDIDQLITELKARDMHLMIDIVINHSSTEHKWFQEAIQSKDNSYRDYYIWRDPADDGGVPNNWQSKFGGPAWQYDENSGQYYLTLFDKTQADLNWENPEVREELADVVKFWADKGVTGLRLDVINLISKDQNFPNDEKGDGRIFYTDGPRVHEYLKELYAKVFGPYNLVTVGEMSSTTLEHCIRYSNPDEKELSMTFNFHHLKVDYPNGDKWSLKPYDFEELKRLWTEWQIGMNQNSGWNALFLNNHDQPRAISRFADDGVYREKSAKMLATTLHGLQGTPYVYQGEEIGMPNPVWNDISELKDIESLNMFEIMQQNGKSKEEALKIIQERSRDNGRVPMQWNQSNHAGFTEGEPWIKVDERYPEINVEDQVNDEDSVFNYYKKLIHLRKEEELLTSGTFKRLDEQHPELFAYMREGELESIMVVSNFSAKQVEFELPIDVSSVKQSKTLISTEAENVLTQTIKVPPYASYMWHITTA, from the coding sequence ATGGCTCCAACAAATTGGTGGAACAAATCAACGGTTTATCAAATATATCCAAAAAGCTTTAACGATACAACTGGTTCAGGGTTAGGTGATATACAAGGCGTCATACAAAAGCTTGATTATTTAAAGGACTTAGGCATTGATATTATTTGGCTACAGCCATTTTATAAATCGCCACAAAGAGATAATGGTTATGATGTGGCTGATTACAAAAGTGTAAATCCCGATTATGGAACAATGGAAGATATTGACCAACTGATTACTGAATTGAAAGCACGCGACATGCACCTCATGATTGATATTGTGATTAATCATTCATCTACGGAGCATAAATGGTTCCAAGAGGCTATTCAATCAAAAGATAATTCGTATAGAGATTATTATATTTGGAGAGACCCTGCAGACGATGGAGGTGTGCCGAATAACTGGCAATCAAAGTTTGGTGGACCGGCATGGCAGTACGATGAGAACTCAGGTCAATATTATTTAACGTTGTTTGATAAAACACAAGCTGATCTCAATTGGGAAAACCCAGAGGTGCGAGAAGAATTAGCGGACGTTGTGAAATTTTGGGCAGATAAAGGTGTGACCGGTTTACGACTAGATGTCATTAATCTGATATCAAAAGATCAAAATTTCCCGAACGATGAAAAAGGGGACGGCCGAATCTTCTATACCGATGGCCCGAGAGTACACGAGTATCTTAAAGAGCTTTATGCAAAAGTGTTTGGTCCATACAATCTCGTAACAGTAGGAGAGATGTCTTCTACTACACTTGAGCATTGCATTCGTTATTCGAACCCTGATGAAAAAGAACTATCGATGACGTTTAATTTTCATCATTTGAAAGTAGATTATCCGAATGGAGATAAATGGTCCCTCAAGCCATACGATTTTGAAGAGCTAAAACGGTTATGGACAGAGTGGCAAATTGGAATGAATCAAAACAGTGGTTGGAATGCATTATTTTTAAATAATCACGATCAACCGCGGGCAATCTCCCGTTTTGCAGATGATGGGGTATATCGTGAAAAAAGTGCAAAAATGCTCGCCACAACGTTACACGGGTTACAAGGAACCCCTTACGTCTATCAAGGTGAAGAGATTGGTATGCCAAATCCAGTTTGGAATGACATTTCCGAACTAAAAGATATTGAGTCGCTTAACATGTTTGAGATTATGCAGCAAAATGGCAAATCGAAAGAAGAAGCTCTGAAGATTATTCAAGAACGCTCCAGAGATAACGGTCGAGTACCAATGCAGTGGAATCAGTCAAACCACGCTGGTTTTACAGAAGGTGAACCGTGGATAAAAGTTGATGAGCGGTATCCAGAGATAAATGTAGAAGATCAAGTAAACGATGAGGATTCCGTTTTCAATTACTACAAGAAGCTGATTCATCTAAGAAAAGAAGAAGAATTGTTAACGAGCGGAACATTCAAGCGACTTGATGAACAACACCCTGAGCTATTTGCTTACATGCGAGAAGGTGAGCTTGAATCGATTATGGTTGTGTCGAATTTCTCAGCAAAACAAGTGGAGTTTGAGCTGCCAATTGATGTTTCAAGTGTAAAACAAAGCAAAACGCTCATCTCGACTGAAGCCGAAAATGTGCTAACTCAAACGATAAAAGTACCGCCATATGCTTCGTATATGTGGCATATTACGACTGCGTAA
- a CDS encoding MmgE/PrpD family protein, with protein sequence MSETRTLTNFCYEITYQNLPSEVLLMTKRLLIDCVGVTLKGMQEPASLSMLTTAQALATTGSSTVIGKRNSLPSQYAALVNGTAAHSIELDDVTSESSLHPGVVMVPTALAIAEEFQSSPEELLAAMVAGYEMMMRVGDALTNPSGNYDSGFHPTGICGVFGATITAGKLMNLTKEELLHAIGIAGSMASGSMEYVTDGAWTKKFHAGWSAHNGIIAAKMAQSGFEGPTTIFEGKFGFFQAYASVYHPEKLTEDFASPYKIMQTNIKLHACCRYMHAQMDAALHIREAHLFEINDICRIDVTVLTAGEALVASPIEKKRAPQNRVDAQFSLPYGIAAAFVFGHTGYNQFEKQHTQRSDIQSLMQKIHVTVDPELDQRYPTNWPAKLQITLADDTCLSQEIEHPVGGWPSSLPTNEQITSKFTELTSDLYAEETINQFTSDAFQFERLTSIQQLLTHLRTSQTVY encoded by the coding sequence ATGAGTGAAACAAGAACACTAACAAATTTTTGTTATGAGATCACGTATCAAAATTTACCGTCTGAGGTTCTGTTAATGACGAAGAGGTTGCTTATTGATTGTGTCGGAGTAACATTAAAAGGCATGCAGGAACCAGCCAGTCTCTCTATGTTGACCACCGCTCAAGCTCTTGCCACTACCGGTTCCTCTACGGTTATCGGTAAACGAAACTCCCTACCTAGCCAATATGCCGCTCTCGTCAATGGTACTGCTGCTCATAGTATTGAGCTCGACGATGTGACGAGTGAATCCTCTCTTCACCCTGGCGTTGTAATGGTTCCGACCGCTTTAGCTATTGCAGAAGAGTTTCAATCCTCACCTGAAGAACTCCTCGCAGCCATGGTTGCTGGTTATGAAATGATGATGCGCGTTGGCGATGCCTTAACAAATCCTTCGGGAAATTACGACAGTGGCTTTCATCCAACTGGAATTTGCGGAGTATTCGGAGCAACTATTACGGCAGGAAAACTGATGAATTTAACAAAAGAAGAGCTCCTTCATGCCATTGGTATTGCTGGAAGTATGGCTTCAGGGTCAATGGAATATGTCACAGATGGGGCATGGACTAAGAAATTTCATGCAGGCTGGTCGGCACATAATGGTATTATTGCAGCAAAAATGGCTCAATCCGGTTTTGAAGGGCCGACGACCATTTTCGAAGGGAAATTTGGCTTTTTTCAAGCATATGCCTCGGTTTATCACCCAGAAAAACTTACCGAAGATTTCGCATCTCCATATAAAATCATGCAAACCAATATTAAACTGCATGCTTGCTGTCGGTATATGCATGCACAAATGGATGCTGCGCTACACATACGAGAAGCACATTTGTTTGAAATAAACGACATTTGTCGTATTGATGTGACCGTCTTAACAGCTGGTGAAGCTTTAGTAGCTTCACCGATTGAAAAAAAACGAGCCCCTCAAAATCGAGTTGATGCTCAGTTTAGTTTGCCATACGGCATAGCAGCAGCATTCGTATTTGGACACACTGGCTATAATCAGTTTGAAAAACAACACACTCAACGTTCTGATATTCAATCACTTATGCAAAAAATTCACGTAACCGTCGACCCTGAGCTGGATCAACGTTATCCAACTAACTGGCCTGCTAAGCTACAAATCACGCTAGCGGACGACACGTGTTTATCTCAAGAAATCGAACATCCAGTAGGAGGTTGGCCGTCATCACTTCCGACAAATGAGCAAATCACTTCGAAGTTTACAGAGTTGACGAGCGACCTGTATGCGGAAGAAACTATAAACCAATTTACTTCTGATGCCTTTCAGTTTGAACGACTAACGTCCATTCAACAATTGCTTACTCATCTTAGAACTTCCCAGACTGTCTACTAG